A genome region from Solanum pennellii chromosome 12, SPENNV200 includes the following:
- the LOC107005784 gene encoding lysine histidine transporter 1-like yields MAHGNEKEIDTRTEEEKAIDAWLPITSDRNAKWWYSTFHNVTAMVGAGVLSLPYAMSEMGWGAGVVVMLMSWAITFYTIWQMVEMHEMVPGKRFDRYHELGQHAFGEKLGLWVVVPQQIVVDVSSCIIYMVTGGKSLKKFHETVCPDCQPIKLTYFIIIFSSVHFVLSHLPNFNSISFVSLAAAVMSLTYSTVAWAASVGRGIEGRVVSYELRGEKTSDNVFMFLSALGDVAFAYAGHNVVLEIQATIPSTPEKPSKGPMWKGVWVAYLIVAICYLPVAFIGYWAFGNQVEDNILLSLEKPMWLVAAANMFVVVHVIGSYQVFAMPMFDMIETYAVKSIKLKPSTFLRFAVRTTYVAMTLFVGMTIPFFGGLMGFFGGFALAPTSYYLPCIIWLIIVKPKRFGFSWWMNWFCIIIGVLLTVLSPIGGMWTLIKQAKNYRFYQ; encoded by the exons aTGGCTCATGGTAATGAGAAAGAAATAGATACGAGAACCGAGGAGGAGAAAGCCATAGATGCATGGCTTCCTATCACATCGGATCGAAATGCGAAATGGTGGTACTCTACTTTTCATAATGTTACTGCCATGGTTGGTGCTGGTGTTCTGAGTCTTCCATATGCCATGTCTGAGATGGGAtg GGGCGCCGGAGTGGTAGTAATGTTAATGTCTTGGGCAATAACATTTTACACAATATGGCAAATGGTAGAGATGCATGAAATGGTACCAGGAAAAAGATTTGATAGATACCACGAGCTAGGTCAACATGCATTTGGTGAGAAGCTTGGTCTTTGGGTAGTTGTACCCCAACAAATAGTGGTGGACGTAAGTTCATGCATAATATACATGGTTACAGGTGGCAAGTCATTAAAGAAATTTCATGAAACAGTTTGTCCTGATTGTCAACCAATAAAACTTACCTACTTCATCATCATTTTTTCGTCAGTCCACTTTGTTCTTTCTCACTTACCAAATTTCAATTCTATATCATTTGTGTCCTTGGCTGCTGCAGTGATGTCGTTGACATATTCGACTGTTGCTTGGGCAGCATCTGTAGGTAGAGGTATTGAAGGTAGGGTAGTGAGCTATGAACTTAGGGGTGAAAAGACAAGTGATAATGTATTCATGTTTTTGAGTGCACTTGGTGATGTTGCTTTTGCGTATGCTGGCCATAATGTTGTTCTTGAGATTCAAGCTACTATTCCATCAACACCAGAAAAACCCTCCAAAGGTCCTATGTGGAAGGGTGTATGGGTCGCTTATCTCATCGTTGCTATTTGTTACCTCCCTGTCGCTTTTATTGGCTATTGGGCCTTTGGTAATCAAGTTGAGGATAACATCTTGCTTTCACTCGAAAAACCTATGTGGCTTGTTGCTGCTGCTAACATGTTTGTTGTCGTCCATGTTATTGGAAGTTATCAG GTTTTCGCAATGCCTATGTTTGACATGATAGAAACATATGCCGTCAAATCTATCAAACTAAAACCTTCCACTTTTCTTCGCTTCGCAGTTCGTACAACATATGTTG caatgACGTTATTCGTTGGTATGACCATACCATTCTTTGGTGGTCTAATGGGGTTCTTTGGTGGATTTGCTCTAGCCCCAACATCATATTAC CTTCCTTGCATCATTTGGCTTATCATAGTAAAACCCAAAAGGTTTGGCTTTTCTTGGTGGATGAATTGG TTTTGCATCATAATTGGAGTATTGCTAACTGTTTTATCGCCTATCGGAGGAATGTGGACTCTTATCAAACAAGCGAAGAATTACCGATTTTACCAGTGA